One segment of Mycolicibacterium sp. YH-1 DNA contains the following:
- a CDS encoding ABC transporter substrate-binding protein, producing the protein MWRIAAVFAAAGALALSGCASNTESSGPSTSTTAASAAKVDEIANTVPEDIKSSGKLIVGVNLPYAPNEFKDASGKIVGFDVDLMNAIAATLGLTPEYRESDFAKIIPSIQGDTYNVGMSSFTDTKEREQSVDFVTYFSAGIQWAQRPDSPVDPNNACGKKVSVQATTTEEVDELPAKSKACTDAGKPAIDILKFDGQDAAANAVVLGQADAMSADSPVTAYAIKQSDGKLEAAGEIFDSAPYGWPVKKGSPLAQSLQQALEHLIETGDYKTIAANWGLESGMIDKPVINGATS; encoded by the coding sequence ATGTGGCGCATCGCCGCGGTGTTTGCCGCGGCCGGCGCTCTGGCCCTATCAGGGTGTGCGAGCAACACCGAAAGCAGCGGTCCGTCGACCAGCACCACCGCAGCGTCCGCCGCGAAGGTCGACGAAATCGCCAACACCGTCCCGGAGGACATCAAGTCCTCCGGCAAGCTGATCGTCGGCGTGAACCTGCCGTACGCGCCCAACGAGTTCAAGGACGCCAGCGGCAAGATCGTCGGCTTCGACGTGGACCTGATGAACGCGATCGCCGCCACCCTGGGGCTCACCCCGGAGTACCGCGAGTCCGACTTCGCCAAGATCATCCCGTCGATCCAGGGCGACACGTACAACGTCGGCATGTCCTCGTTCACCGACACCAAGGAGCGCGAGCAGTCGGTGGATTTCGTCACCTACTTCTCCGCCGGCATTCAGTGGGCGCAGCGGCCGGACTCGCCGGTAGATCCGAACAACGCGTGCGGCAAGAAGGTTTCCGTGCAGGCGACGACTACCGAAGAGGTCGATGAGTTGCCGGCCAAGAGCAAGGCCTGCACCGATGCCGGCAAGCCGGCGATCGACATCTTGAAGTTCGACGGCCAGGACGCCGCGGCCAATGCGGTGGTGCTCGGCCAGGCCGACGCGATGTCGGCCGACTCGCCGGTGACGGCCTACGCCATCAAGCAGAGCGACGGCAAGCTCGAGGCCGCGGGCGAGATCTTCGATTCCGCACCGTACGGCTGGCCGGTGAAGAAGGGTTCACCGTTGGCGCAGTCGCTGCAGCAGGCGCTGGAGCACCTGATCGAAACGGGTGATTACAAGACCATCGCCGCGAACTGGGGCCTCGAGAGCGGCATGATCGACAAGCCCGTCATCAACGGCGCGACCAGCTGA
- a CDS encoding HdeD family acid-resistance protein: MCKTSTMSTSATPSLLPHLWKSALISGVLAVALGVAVVAWPDITITVAAIFFGVYLLITGIQQVIFAFSLHVAAGGRVLLFISGAASLILAVLAFRHLYDAVLLMAIWIAIGFIFRGVATTVSAISDPTLPGRGWNIFVGIISLIAGVVVLASPFTSMQTLALVVGIWLIVIGVMEVVAAIGIHRTAKALGANSDPAATTPATESVVPTEPTTPVKESTTD; the protein is encoded by the coding sequence CTGTGCAAGACTTCGACCATGAGTACTTCCGCCACGCCAAGTCTGTTGCCCCACCTGTGGAAATCGGCCCTCATCTCCGGCGTGTTGGCCGTCGCACTGGGCGTCGCCGTGGTGGCGTGGCCAGATATCACCATCACCGTGGCCGCGATCTTCTTCGGCGTATACCTGTTGATCACCGGCATTCAGCAGGTCATCTTCGCCTTCAGCCTGCACGTGGCCGCGGGCGGACGCGTGCTGCTCTTCATCAGTGGCGCAGCATCGCTCATCCTCGCCGTGCTCGCATTCCGCCACCTGTACGACGCCGTGCTGTTGATGGCCATCTGGATCGCCATCGGATTCATCTTCCGCGGGGTGGCCACAACGGTTTCCGCAATCAGCGACCCGACGCTGCCCGGCCGCGGCTGGAACATCTTCGTCGGCATCATCAGCCTGATCGCCGGTGTCGTGGTTCTCGCATCCCCGTTCACATCGATGCAGACCCTGGCCCTGGTTGTCGGCATCTGGCTGATCGTCATCGGCGTGATGGAGGTCGTCGCCGCCATCGGAATCCACAGGACCGCCAAGGCCCTGGGCGCGAACTCTGACCCGGCGGCGACGACGCCGGCGACGGAATCGGTTGTACCCACGGAGCCGACAACTCCCGTCAAGGAATCCACTACTGACTGA
- a CDS encoding cytochrome ubiquinol oxidase subunit I, which yields MDALDVSRWQFGITTVYHFIFVPLTIGLAPLIAVMQTAWVITGNTSWYRLTKFFGKLFLINFALGVATGIVQEFQFGMNWSEYSRYVGDVFGAPLALEGLVAFFFESTFIGLWIFGWTRLNRLVHLACIWVVAIAVNMSAFFIIAANSWMQHPVGARFNPETGRAELTSIVELFTNNTAIAAFSHAVFGAFLTAGTFVAGVCAWWMVRDRTSDDARTMYRPAAILGCLVTLVSAGALAYTGDVQGKLMFQQQPMKMASAESLCHTTTDPNFSVLTVGTHNNCDSVTHLIEVPYVLPFLAEGKLSGVTLEGVQDLQERYEKQFGPGDYRPNLFVTYWSFRAMIGLLAIPSLFAVVALWLTRGGRIPGQRWFSWFALLTLPTPFLANSAGWVFTEMGRQPWVVVPNPTGDPELHLNVAQGVSGHSAGMVVTSLLLFTLIYAVLAVVWFWLIRRYVVEGPLEHDAEPTPPKPPGDDEIAPLSFAY from the coding sequence ATGGACGCGTTGGATGTATCACGGTGGCAGTTCGGAATCACGACGGTCTACCACTTCATCTTTGTGCCGCTGACCATCGGTCTCGCGCCGCTGATCGCCGTCATGCAGACCGCATGGGTTATCACGGGCAACACGTCGTGGTACCGGCTGACGAAGTTCTTCGGGAAGCTGTTCCTGATCAACTTCGCCCTCGGCGTGGCAACCGGGATCGTGCAGGAGTTCCAGTTCGGGATGAACTGGAGTGAGTACTCCCGATACGTCGGCGACGTCTTCGGCGCACCGCTGGCGTTGGAGGGCCTGGTCGCCTTCTTCTTCGAGTCGACCTTCATCGGCCTCTGGATCTTCGGGTGGACCCGCCTGAATCGCCTGGTACACCTTGCGTGCATCTGGGTGGTCGCCATCGCGGTGAACATGTCGGCCTTCTTCATCATCGCCGCCAACTCGTGGATGCAGCATCCGGTGGGCGCCCGTTTCAATCCGGAGACCGGCCGTGCCGAACTGACCAGCATCGTGGAGCTGTTCACCAACAACACTGCGATAGCGGCGTTCTCGCACGCCGTGTTCGGGGCGTTCCTCACCGCGGGCACCTTCGTCGCCGGCGTGTGTGCGTGGTGGATGGTGCGGGACCGCACAAGCGATGACGCGCGCACCATGTACCGCCCGGCTGCCATCCTCGGTTGCCTCGTCACACTCGTCTCGGCCGGTGCCCTCGCCTACACCGGGGACGTGCAGGGCAAACTGATGTTCCAGCAACAGCCGATGAAGATGGCATCAGCGGAATCGTTGTGCCACACCACGACCGACCCCAACTTCTCGGTTCTCACCGTCGGGACGCACAACAACTGCGACAGCGTCACACACCTCATCGAGGTGCCCTATGTGCTTCCCTTCCTGGCCGAGGGAAAACTCTCCGGCGTCACGCTCGAAGGCGTCCAAGACCTCCAGGAGAGGTACGAGAAACAGTTCGGTCCCGGTGACTACCGACCGAACCTGTTCGTCACGTACTGGTCGTTCCGCGCGATGATCGGCCTGCTGGCCATACCCTCGCTTTTCGCCGTCGTCGCGCTGTGGCTGACACGAGGCGGCCGCATCCCCGGCCAACGATGGTTCTCGTGGTTCGCACTGCTCACCCTGCCCACACCGTTCCTGGCCAACAGCGCGGGATGGGTGTTCACCGAGATGGGCCGCCAGCCGTGGGTGGTGGTGCCCAACCCGACGGGTGATCCGGAACTTCACCTGAACGTTGCGCAGGGCGTGTCGGGCCACTCCGCCGGAATGGTGGTGACATCGCTGCTCCTCTTCACCCTCATCTACGCGGTGCTCGCGGTGGTCTGGTTCTGGCTGATCCGGCGCTACGTGGTCGAGGGGCCACTGGAACACGACGCAGAACCCACACCACCGAAACCGCCCGGCGACGACGAGATCGCTCCGCTGTCGTTCGCCTACTGA
- a CDS encoding amino acid ABC transporter permease, with protein MRVDAASPPESPTRIDAVPLRHPWRWVAAGVVLILVALFLWGAATNGAYGWAVYRKYLFDQRVSEAAWNTLQLTVFAMVLAIVLGVILAVMRLSPNPVFRAVAWVYLWIFRGTPVYVQLVFWGLFPTIYQNIQLGVPFGPTFFHINLQGLSIAFVLAVVGLGLNEAAYMAEIIRAGISSVPEGQTEASTALGMSWWMTMRRTVLPQAMRVIIPPTGNEVISMLKTTSLVTAVPYTLELYTRTRDISAVIFQPIPLLMVAATWYLAITSVLMVGQFYLERYFSRGASRKLTAKQLEALAKAQLGEKL; from the coding sequence ATGAGAGTCGACGCCGCGTCGCCGCCCGAGAGTCCCACCCGGATCGACGCCGTGCCATTACGGCATCCGTGGCGGTGGGTGGCGGCCGGTGTCGTCCTCATTCTGGTCGCGCTCTTCCTGTGGGGCGCGGCCACCAACGGCGCCTATGGCTGGGCGGTGTACCGCAAGTACCTGTTCGACCAGCGGGTGTCCGAGGCGGCCTGGAACACCCTGCAGCTGACCGTCTTCGCGATGGTTTTGGCGATCGTCCTCGGCGTGATCCTGGCCGTGATGCGGCTGTCGCCCAATCCGGTGTTCCGGGCCGTGGCGTGGGTGTACCTGTGGATCTTCCGTGGCACGCCGGTGTACGTCCAGCTGGTGTTCTGGGGTCTGTTTCCGACGATCTACCAGAACATCCAGCTCGGTGTTCCGTTTGGGCCCACCTTCTTTCACATCAACCTGCAGGGCCTGTCGATCGCGTTCGTTCTCGCGGTGGTGGGTCTGGGGCTGAACGAGGCGGCCTACATGGCCGAGATCATCCGGGCGGGAATCAGTTCGGTGCCCGAGGGGCAGACGGAGGCCTCCACCGCGTTGGGCATGTCGTGGTGGATGACGATGCGGCGCACCGTGCTTCCGCAGGCGATGCGTGTCATCATCCCGCCCACCGGAAACGAGGTCATCAGCATGCTGAAGACCACGTCACTGGTCACCGCGGTGCCCTACACCCTCGAGCTCTACACGCGGACCCGTGACATCTCCGCCGTGATATTTCAACCGATCCCGCTGCTGATGGTGGCCGCAACCTGGTACCTGGCGATCACCAGCGTCCTGATGGTCGGTCAGTTCTATCTGGAGCGCTACTTCTCGCGCGGCGCCTCCCGCAAGCTCACCGCCAAGCAACTCGAGGCGCTGGCCAAGGCGCAGTTGGGAGAGAAGCTGTGA
- the cydB gene encoding cytochrome d ubiquinol oxidase subunit II, translating into MGLQDFWFIALAALFLGFFVLEGFDFGVGMLMRWFGRREGDDRERSQRAVLNTIGPVWDGNEVWLITAGGAMFAAFPAMYATVFSGLYLPLLAILVGMIVRVCAIEWRGKVDDPRWRSWADAAIAVGSWLPAVLWGVAFASLVRGLPVDANAQIHLTFGDVLNPYSLLGGLATGGLFAFHGAVFIRLKTEGSVRDEAARFAGLLAVPVTVVVAAFGLWTELAYGKDWTWLVVGIAVIAQISAVMLVWSRGGDGWTFVFTAVVIAAVVVLLFGSLYPNLVPSTLDPAWSLTIENASSSPYTLKIMSWAALIFAPLVIAYQAWTYWVFRQRISADRIPDPIGLSRQMP; encoded by the coding sequence ATGGGACTTCAGGACTTCTGGTTCATCGCACTTGCGGCGTTGTTCTTGGGCTTCTTCGTGCTCGAGGGATTCGACTTCGGCGTCGGCATGCTCATGCGATGGTTCGGCAGACGCGAGGGCGACGACCGTGAGCGCAGCCAGCGCGCCGTCCTGAACACCATCGGGCCGGTGTGGGACGGCAACGAGGTGTGGCTGATCACCGCCGGTGGCGCGATGTTCGCCGCGTTCCCAGCCATGTACGCGACGGTCTTCTCCGGTCTCTACCTTCCGCTGCTGGCAATCCTGGTCGGCATGATCGTCCGCGTCTGTGCGATCGAGTGGCGCGGCAAGGTCGACGATCCACGGTGGCGTTCATGGGCTGATGCCGCCATCGCGGTCGGTTCGTGGCTGCCCGCCGTCCTCTGGGGTGTCGCGTTCGCCTCGCTGGTGCGGGGGCTGCCGGTGGACGCCAACGCGCAGATCCACCTCACGTTCGGCGACGTACTGAACCCGTACTCGCTGCTCGGCGGTCTGGCCACGGGCGGCCTGTTCGCCTTCCACGGTGCGGTGTTCATCAGATTGAAGACCGAGGGGTCCGTGCGGGACGAAGCCGCCCGGTTCGCCGGCCTGCTGGCCGTCCCGGTCACCGTCGTCGTCGCCGCATTCGGACTGTGGACCGAACTCGCGTACGGCAAGGACTGGACCTGGCTGGTGGTCGGTATCGCGGTGATCGCGCAGATATCCGCGGTCATGCTGGTGTGGAGTCGCGGCGGAGACGGGTGGACCTTCGTGTTCACCGCGGTGGTGATCGCGGCCGTCGTGGTCCTGCTGTTCGGGTCGCTGTACCCGAACCTGGTGCCGTCCACGCTCGATCCCGCGTGGAGTCTGACGATCGAGAACGCATCATCGTCCCCGTACACGCTGAAGATCATGTCGTGGGCCGCGCTGATCTTCGCGCCGCTCGTCATCGCCTATCAGGCATGGACGTACTGGGTGTTCCGCCAACGGATCTCCGCCGACCGGATTCCCGACCCGATCGGACTGTCACGGCAAATGCCGTGA
- a CDS encoding amino acid ABC transporter ATP-binding protein — protein sequence MVRAQEVCKNFGALQVLKGVTLEVERGQVLVLVGPSGSGKSTFLRCINHLEQVNAGRLYVDGDLIGYRERGDKLHEMPTRDAARQRRDIGMVFQHFNLFPHRTALQNIIEAPLHVKGVKKSEAIARGKDLLEQVGMAEKATAYPAQLSGGQQQRVAIARALAMDPKLMLFDEPTSALDPELVGEVLGVMKKLAGEGMTMIVVTHEMGFAREVADQLVFMDAGVIVERGKPRDVLSNPQHDRTKAFLSKVM from the coding sequence ATGGTGCGTGCGCAGGAGGTCTGCAAGAACTTCGGCGCGCTGCAGGTTCTGAAGGGTGTGACGCTGGAGGTCGAGCGGGGCCAGGTGTTGGTTCTGGTCGGGCCCTCCGGATCGGGCAAGTCGACATTCCTGCGCTGCATCAACCACCTCGAACAGGTGAACGCCGGCCGGCTGTACGTCGACGGTGACCTGATCGGGTACCGCGAGCGTGGCGACAAGCTGCATGAGATGCCCACCCGCGATGCGGCCAGGCAGCGCCGCGACATCGGGATGGTCTTCCAGCACTTCAACCTCTTCCCGCACCGCACCGCACTGCAGAACATCATCGAGGCGCCACTGCACGTGAAGGGTGTGAAGAAGTCGGAGGCCATCGCGCGCGGTAAGGATCTGCTCGAACAGGTGGGGATGGCGGAGAAGGCAACCGCCTATCCGGCGCAACTGTCGGGCGGACAGCAGCAACGCGTCGCGATCGCGCGGGCGCTGGCGATGGATCCCAAGCTGATGCTGTTCGACGAGCCGACCTCGGCACTTGATCCCGAACTCGTGGGAGAGGTGCTGGGTGTGATGAAGAAGCTCGCGGGCGAGGGCATGACGATGATCGTGGTCACTCACGAGATGGGGTTCGCCCGAGAGGTCGCCGACCAGTTGGTGTTCATGGACGCCGGGGTGATCGTGGAACGTGGCAAGCCACGGGACGTGTTGAGCAATCCCCAACACGACCGGACGAAGGCCTTCCTGTCCAAGGTGATGTAG